From a single Nothobranchius furzeri strain GRZ-AD chromosome 7, NfurGRZ-RIMD1, whole genome shotgun sequence genomic region:
- the znf438 gene encoding zinc finger protein 438 — translation MKSLQFRSIAPKAPAVVGSPSPTAIPCQPPSALPETTTASRPKSILVPTQNYALMQIAGQDGTFSLVALPPSVSSQSPPQQTQSIQKNIKLPIPRYQSMRSRTTSDKGKSPPLAASVKPASGVCKVPQIKPMMCRASSATMKKLQVTKHIKETLVPKEEPLEKLILMDSSSSDISVTAVLPDNAVLCPGTKLEQTSTCSDPPTPTSLIQNLQCPSVTPSSSMGKSLQESKPTLRLCQAKPAQPQSSITVLSPAIFSKAVQIIPSPPKGKLPILPYSKMKSTLIPTTKLSSLSHEQKGFYGQTELTSHLETTFKNVENTGDFSQNQIQLQTKPTPVTVTHQKPPGKKRGRKRKTMEDILAFEARKKRSLSFFRRRVPDKPPAVFTGFKPKEVDISKKYRSIRPKPMLVMETVPRPVSLPSITPDGQEQELLIGHQLPTATTTKALNCPPQPAPVTLQLRGSPHPKVFIGSRPLHRCSICSRSFKFKHHLQSHMNSHTKSQPYICPLCRKEYAYRGSLSTHIKLHHSEVRPRRSLCCEFCEKSFGYIGVYFRHLKEVHKVALTVEPSISRHEEGTTSPEPSDQQDYEDPVELQIKCGRCHAITPTFTDMKMHLLFLHGEKVHIRPQDSQTLQGGREVENELVKHAAHYWKQLNEKRSLVRCGSCEEEFFSFSKLKKHVMSHHNDRNEENDDNRSHSPASYRGLGVLEAGAAFNCVLCSKVLDTKELIIEHWRSYHRCEQHSLLWDALSSYSSQEKGEADGDLDTPAPSPL, via the exons ATGAAGAGCCTTCAGTTCCGAAGCATTGCTCCCAAGGCCCCAGCTGTGGTGGGCTCTCCCTCTCCTACAGCCATTCCTTGCCAGCCACCGTCAGCCCTACCTGAGACCACCACTGCCTCCAGACCTAAGTCAATCCTCGTACCCACTCAAAATTATGCACTCATGCAAATAGCCGGTCAAGATGGTACATTCTCCCTGGTGGCCCTACCCCCTTCTGTCTCCTCTCAGTCACCACCACAACAAACCCAGTCAATCCAGAAAAACATCAAGTTACCCATTCCTCGATATCAGTCGATGAGAAGCAGGACAACTTCAGATAAGGGTAAATCTCCGCCACTGGCTGCCAGTGTGAAACCAGCCTCTGGTGTCTGTAAAGTACCACAGATTAAGCCAATGATGTGCAGAGCATCGTCAGCCACTATGAAAAAGTTACAAGTGACAAAGCACATAAAGGAAACCTTAGTTCCAAAAGAGGAACCTTTAGAAAAATTAATCCTCATGGATTCAAGCTCATCAGACATCTCTGTGACTGCTGTACTTCCAGATAATGCTGTTCTCTGTCCAGGCACCAAATTAGAGCAAACGTCAACCTGCTCTGATCCACCTACCCCAACAAGCCTTATTCAGAACCTCCAGTGCCCATCTGTAACTCCCTCAAGCTCCATGGGCAAATCTCTACAGGAAAGTAAGCCTACATTAAGGCTGTGCCAGGCTAAACCAGCTCAGCCCCAAAGCAGTATCACTGTCCTGTCCCCAGCCATCTTCAGTAAAGCAGTCCAAATTATTCCTTCCCCACCCAAGGGCAAATTGCCTATATTGCCCTACTCTAAAATGAAAAGCACCCTGATCCCTACCACAAAACTCAGTAGTTTATCCCATGAACAAAAAGGCTTCTATGGACAAACAGAACTCACTAGCCACTTAGAAACCACATTCAAGAACGTAGAAAACACTGGAGACTTCAGTCAAAACCAGATTCAGCTCCAGACCAAGCCCACGCCTGTTACTGTCACCCACCAGAAACCACCTGGCAAGAAGAGAGGTAGGAAGAGGAAGACCATGGAGGACATCCTGGCTTTTGAAGCCCGAAAAAAGAGGTCTCTGTCCTTTTTTCGTAGAAGGGTCCCAGATAAACCACCAGCGGTTTTTACAGGCTTTAAACCAAAAGAAGTTGATATTTCTAAGAAATACCGCAGCATTCGTCCCAAACCAATGTTGGTAATGGAAACGGTTCCAAGACCGGTTAGTTTGCCTTCTATTACACCAGATGGCCAAGAGCAGGAACTTTTAATCGGTCATCAGCTACCTACCGCTACCACAACAAAGGCTCTAAACTGTCCACCTCAGCCAGCCCCAGTAACGCTCCAACTGAGAGGGTCCCCCCATCCTAAAGTCTTCATAGGTAGCCGTCCGCTCCACCGGTGCTCTATCTGCAGCCGCAGTTTTAAATTTAAGCATCATCTTCAGAGCCACATGAACTCTCATACCAAAAGTCAACCCTACATATGTCCCTTGTGTCGCAAAGAGTATGCCTATAGAGGCAGCCTGAGCACCCACATAAAGCTTCATCACTCTGAGGTTCGGCCACGACGCTCCCTGTGCTGCGAGTTCTGTGAAAAGTCCTTCGGATATATCGGGGTGTACTTTCGTCATCTAAAAGAGGTCCACAAGGTTGCGCTGACtgtggagccatccatcagccgtCACGAGGAGGG AACTACCTCACCAGAGCCGTCAGATCAACAGGATTACGAAGATCCTGTGGAGCTGCAAATAAAATGTGGTCGCTGTCACGCCATCACTCCCACATTCACTGACATGAAGATGCATCTGCTGTTTTTGCATGGAGAGAAGGTCCACATTCGTCCCCAAGACAGCCAGACCCTGCAGGGTGGTCGTGAGGTGGAGAACGAGCTGGTAAAGCATGCCGCTCACTATTGGAAACAACTCAACGAGAAACGCAGCTTGGTCAGGTGTGGGAGCTGCGAAGAGGAGTTCTTTTCATTTTCCAAACTCAAGAAACACGTCATGTCCCACCACAATGACAGAAATGAGGAGAACGATGACAACAGATCCCACTCTCCAGCAAGCTATCGTGGTCTCGGTGTACTAGAAGCAGGTGCAGCTTTTAACTGTGTGCTTTGCAGCAAGGTGTTGGACACTAAAGAGTTGATAATAGAGCACTGGAGGAGTTACCACCGCTGTGAGCAGCACAGCCTGCTGTGGGATGCCCTGAGCTCCTACTCCAGCCAGGAGAAGGGGGAAGCTGACGGGGATCTAGACACCCCAGCCCCAAGCCCACTTTAG